CACTGGTGAGGCGCCGGGGTGTCCACGACACCGGGGGAAGTCCACCGTCGAGCGATGAGCGGACGGTCCTCACGGGCTCTTTGGTGATCAGTCCAGGGTGACGATGTGGCCCTCCTGAGGTGGCACCTTACCCCGCAGCAACGAACGGGTTACGCGTTCGGCGGCGTCGAAGCGGTGCCCCTCGACAACCCGGATGACCGGAACATCAGAGTTCGCTGCACGCTCCAGAAAGGACGACCAGGCGGCGCCAAAGCGCTTGCCGAACACCTCACGCCCCCACTCCTGCTGGCTTTTCCGGATCTGCTCCGGCGCAAAGAAAAACGTCGGCCGAGGGCCGGGCAGTTCCATTTTCCGGGGAAGCTCGGTGGTCTTTGCCGAGCCCACAACGGAGCTAAATCGTAGCTCGTCGCCGAAGTGGTGATGGATGGTGCTGCGCAGGTCGCGGTTGCCGGCGAAGTCCACGTATAGGGTGGCTTTGTCTGTGGGCAAAGCAGTCACCTCACTGTAGTCGACAATCTGATCGTAGAAACCGGTTCCCCGGACGAAGTCCGCATTGGTCGCGGAGGTCAGTCCAACCACCTCAATGTCATCGCCCGTCAAGGCAAAGGCGGTACCGTAGGCCGTCTTGCTGGAGGCGCTGGAGAGAACGATCCGGTTGGCACCGAAGAAGTCGTTGTCCCGCAGGTAGTTCGCCAACGTATAGGAGGTCACGAAAAGTGGGCGATAGATCGCCTGCAGCGCCTCAGTCTCGGGCGTATACAGCGGATCCTGAGCGCAACGCACATATTGGTTGTAGCCGGAAGGCAGCTACCGGCGGTGGGGCATATCGTCAACGAAACCGCCGGCGGTCACCCGACTAGGCCGTACGCGCAGCGTGTCGGCGATGGGTAGATACCCGTAGATGCGTTCACCCACCGCCAGATCGTCCGTTGTCGTCGCCTCGACCTCGGCAAAACCCCAGACCGGCATCTGTCCCCAGGCGGAATCCGCGACGGGGAAAAAGTCCCAGTACTGCATTGGCTCGCCGTAGGCCGCGTAGGTGATATTGTTTGTAGTCAGCGAGAAGCGGTGCACCCGCAGCAATGCCTCGCCGGCTTCCAGCGAGCCGTTGTCCGGCTCACTGACCATCTCCATGGTCTCCAGATCATCCTTGCGCATAATCAGCTTGTGCACTTGCCGCGAATCGTTCACTCACCTGCTCCTCATTCTCCGCAAAACAAACAACCTGCTGCTACTGACCACAGCGGAGGAGGCACTATGCTATCAGCACTGTCGGCGAGCTGAACCGTACCGGCTTTGCAGGAGGCTCATTGGTGCGAGTCGCACCATACCGAAAGCGGACTTGCGTTCGTGACGAGCCACCGGCCGTTCAGGGTTGATTATCGGCATGCCCGAGCCCAAGGCGGGTAAACGTGATGCCTGAACTAACGCGAGTGGAGGGTTTCCAGGAACTGCCTCACCTGTTCTTCGCTGGTCGCCCACGAGCAGACCAGGCGGGCGAGGTCGTCATGGCCAGGCCAGACGTGAAACTCGAAGCCGGCTGACTTCAAGCGCGCCAGTGTCTCCGGCGACGCCTTCATGAATACTTCGTTGGCTTCCACCGGCCAGTGCAGCGAGGCATTGTGTCAACGGCCAAGTAAATTGACCCCCTGCTGGCCAACAGTTTTGACCCACCTTCGGGTGGCCGTTGGGCCACAGACATGCGTAGCGTCCCGGCCTCGACTGAGGCGGCAGGGGCGCGGCAGTGAAGAGGTGGGTTGTGATACACAAGATCAAGGGGCTCTACGACGACGGCCGCGGGCTGTCCATCCGGGCGATCAGCCAGGAGCTGGGCATGTCGCGGAACACGGTGCGCAAGTACCTGCGCATGGACGAACAGACGGTGTGCGCGCTGCAGTCGGATCGCTCGCGCACCAAGCGGCTGGATCTCCAGCGCGACTACATCGCCTATCTGCTGGATCGCTATCCGCGGCTCACGGCGGTGAAGATCGCCCGCAAGCTGCGGGAGAAGCTCGGTGACCTGGACGTCTCCGAGCGCAGTCTGCGCCGGTATGTCCAGCAGATGAAGCGCACGGTGGCCACGGCGCAGCAGCGCTACTATGAGCCGGTTTTGGATCTGGTGCCGGGCGTGCAGTGCCAGGTCGACCCCGGCGAGCTGCGCGGGGTGGTCATCGGCGGCGAGGGGCGCACGGTCTACTTCGTGGTCTTCGTGCTCGCCTATTCACGGCTGATGCACGTGGGGGTGTCGCTGCGACCCATCGACACGACGACGTTCATGCACATGCACGACGAGGCCTTCCGCGCCTTCGGCGGTGTGCCCGAGGAGTGCGTGTACGACCAGACGAAGATGGTGGTCATCAGCGAGCAGTTCCGGGAGCTCACCCTCAACGAGCGCTTCCATACCTACGCCACCGCCGCCGGTGTGCGCATCCACGCCTGCGAGGGCTATGACCCGGAGAGCAAGGGTAAGGTCGAGGCGGGGTGAAATACGTTAAGGGCGACGGGCTCTACGGCGAGACCTTTGCCGATGAGCAGGCACTGCGCGGCCACCTGCAACACTGGCTCGACACGGTGGCCAACGAGCGCTGCCACGGCACCACCGGTCGGGCGCCACGGGAGCTGTTCGAGGCCGAGGAGCGGGCCCATCTGCGTGCCTATCTCACGCCCCGGTGTCTCACCGCCGTCGACCCGGCGGCCACGGTCCGCAAGGTCGACAAGACGGGGCTGATCGCCTGGCGGGCGAACAAGTACTCCGTGCCCATGCGCTACCAGCAGGGCCGCGTCGGGGTCGTTGATGACGGCAGCACGCTGCACGTCATGGATCTGGAGACCGGCGAAGTGGTCGCCACCCATGGACTGTGCGCCGGCAAGGGCGAGACGGTGCGCAACACCCACCACTACCGCGACCACGCGCAGCGCGTGGCGGATCTGGAGGCGAGCATCCAGACCCGTCTGGGCAGCGCCCTGGGGGAGCAACTCTGTGGCCAGCTCAAGGCCACCGACCCGCGGATCTACAAGGACCAACTGCGTGGCGTCCGGGAGCTGCTGCGCCGCTATCCGCAGGCCGACGCCGGGCTACTCGCGGAACTCGCCGACCGCCCCGGCACCAGCGCCAGCACCGTCAAGCACTACCTCGAGGCCAGCGAGCGCGCCGATGCCCGCGGACGGGACGATACCGCCGGGACCGCAGCCGCCTCGCGGCTGCCCGACACGGGGCTGGAGGCGTACGCCCGCCTTGGCCGCCCCAGCGGCCACCAGGAGGTGACCCATGAGCCGGCTTGAGGACACCGCAGGGCGCTACCGTAGCCTGCGCTGCAGTGCCGTGGCCACGGAGCTGCCGGATCTGCTCGCCCGGGCCGAGGACAACGCGCTGTCGTATCTCGCCTTCGCTGATCTGCTCGCTGAGCGCGAGCAGCACGCCCGCGAGGCCAAACGCCTGCAGGCCAACCAGCGCAAGGCACGGCTGCCTGGCGACAAACGTCTGGAGGCGTTCGACTACCGCCACCAGACCACGATCACCAAGCGCCAGGTCAACGCCTTGCTCGACTTCGGCTTCGTGGATAACCGCGAGAACCTGGTGTTCATCGGCCCGCCCGGGGTGGGCAAGACCCACCTGGCCATCGGCATCGCCCGGAAGGCCCTGGAGGCCGGTTACAAGGTGGCGTTCCGCAACGCCCTAGCCCTGGTCGAAGAACTCGAACTCGCCGAGATGAAAGGCGAGCTGAAGAAGAAGATCAGCCACCTGGCACGCTTCGATGTACTCATCATCGATGAGCTCGGCTACCTGCCCATGAGCCGCCAGGCACGCTACAACCTCTTCCAGCTCATCCACAGCCTCTACGAGTATCGCTCGGTGATCCTGACCACCAACAAGGACTTCACCGACTGGGGCGAGTTCTTCCACAACGACAACGTCGCGGTGCCGATCATCGACCGCGTCATCCACCACTCACACATCTTCATGCTGGGAGGCGAGAGCTACCGACTCAAACAGAAAACCGCCGGCTAGTCACCGGCACCCGGGTCAAAGTTGTTGGCCACGAACGGGTCAAAATAAATGGCCATTGACACATTGCTGCTGTTCTCGATACCGCGGGCCAGTTCGGCCGCCCGCGCATTGGCCTGACGGCCCAGTTCCAGCCAAAGGTCGGCATCGAGCATGGCCAGAAGCTGGGTAGAAACGTAGCGCATCTTCGAAAGCAGATGGCCGCCCCGCTTGCGGCGGCGCTCCATGCCCTCGATCCATTCCGGGTGGTTGAACACCACGATGGCTTCGGCGCCCAGCGCGCCGCTCTTGGTCAAGCCGAATGACAGCACGTCGACACCGGCTTTCCAGGTGATCTCGGCCGGTGTACAGCCCAGCGAGGTCACGGCATTGGCAAAGCGCGCCCCATCCATGTGCAAGTGCAGTCCGCGCTCATGGGTGATCGCGGCGATGGCGCTGATGGCAGCGGGCGAATAGACGGTGCCGCACTCCGTCGCCTGCGTGATGGAGACCACCGACGGTTTGACGTTGTGTACGCCGTGCCGACCAGCCGCATCGATAGCCCGGGCCAGCCGGTCGGCTTCAAGCAGGCCGTTTTCACCCGGCAATGGCACAAGTTTGGCGCCTCCGGAGTAGAACTCCGGCGCGCCGTTTTCGCTAGTGTGAATATGCGCCAGTTGGTGGCACATCACCGCACCCCAGGGCGGGGAGAGTTCGGCGATGGCTATCGAGTTGACCGCCGTGCCGGTGGCGATCGGCAATACCCGGCAATCGGTCTCGAACAGTTCGGAAAAGCGACCATCGAGGTCACGGCTCCAGCTGTCTTCGGAGTACGCCGCTGCGTACCCTTCATTGGCCTGCGTGATTGCTTCAATCATGGCCGGATGGGCCGGGGCTTCATTGTCGCTCTTGAAGTTCATCTTCCTGTCATCGAATGGGAATCGGGCGGTCGATAGCCTAGCATTAGCGCTTCCCGGTGTTCGCTGCAACAACACTCGCCTGTGGCCTCGACAGGCCACCGCAGCGTACCGATGGACTACGCCCCGCGTGCCCCCGGTAGCTTTTCCGCAGGCGCTCCTGACTATTCGGCTGCGATTCCCTACAAAACGGCCTGGTGTATGGGTGGCTTGTGCTGGCTCAGGGTCGCTGTGCGACCCTTTGCGGACCCTCGCATCGTCCACTTCAGCGTCCGCTTACCGGATCACTGTCGAGCGACGCCGAAAGCCCACCCTCTGGCTCCACCGTTGTGATCACGGTAACCTTCTAACTGAATGCGTAAATGCTCTTTTGCGCCATTCCTTGTCACGTTTCCGGAGAGGTGAATTCTTGATTAACCGAGCCGCGCTCATCCTGAGATACAAAGAACCGGCCGTTCACTGGATCAATGAGGTTGATCCCGCCCCGGAATCGACTCCCTTATCTCTCTCCGAAGTAAACCGGGAGCAAACCGTTTATCTGATCAGTGATGAGGACGCAGATACCGACAAGACGCTCCGCCAATGGGTGCAAGATAATTTCAGTGCCCTTTGGGAGTCGGAGCTTGAGGCGTGGTACACAGATGAATCCTTATGGCCTACCAACAGAACCATGAAAAAGTTCGATCAATGGTTTGATGTTGAATGCCATACAGTAGTCATTGACACGTTGGACGCGCCGCTAGTCGATGATGACGCATGAGTAAGGCTACCTCAGTGCACGGTAGCGAGACCGCTGGTGGGTTGCGTGTTGTTTGTAGACGGAGTTCGACACACAGCGGTCATGGCCCCTATGCCTGCCAACGACCAGCGGCCAGCCCGCGGTCGCGTCGGGTGCTCAGTCCATATCTCGCGCTGGATAGCGCTCACAGAAGTGCTGGAGCACCAGCTTGAGCTTTGCGGTATGCGCCGTGTCCCCTCTAGCTTCGCTTGCGGCGATATCGTCCAGAATCATTCGCTGTATACGGGGTTGCCCATCGTCCGTGTGCACCAGGTAGTTACCCATCTCCAGGGCGATCATTTCATGGCAGTGCTCATGCTCGGCAATCGCTTCGACCTCTTCCTGGGTCAGGTCCGTCATGCCCACACAGTCTTCATAGGTCAACATGGTTCATCCTCCTTATATAGCCGTGGGGCCCAATGGTCTTGAAGATGTCTCGAAAAGCGGCGTCACGGCGGCGTCGCCGATAAGCGCAGCACTCGAACCATTGCGTCTCAGCCCTTGGGAGCCAAGTTACTCCGGGTGCGGCCCCTGCTGTCTTGACGCCGATCAAGGGCCGGCTCCAAATCGGCAAAAAGCCAAGTGTCCCTAGCGATTTTCCTGGCAGGCCGCCTCCGACGTGGTCCCGACAACCGGCCCCAGGGCGAGCGAGCGGGAGAATCCCGGCGCGCTGTGCCTACCTTCTGCGTATTCCGGCCTATCGTGACCGCCCATTCCGATTGAACGTGACCGCGGATTCCGGCTGAACGTTGACCAATAGCGGCCCCTGGTGTCGGAGTAATCGAGGACCGCTTTGGCTCTTCCTCGGTGCGCACTCCAATGATGCGAAGTCGATAAGATGCGAAGCAACGGGCATGCGTTTGAATGTCTTCCCGCATAGCAGCATTCCTTTTCCTATGCCGTCTCCAAGAGTGCCGCTCACCCACTGAGCCGTGCGGCGCTGTCGCTATCTGTCTCCAGCAAGGGCTCCGCCCGGCCTATGGCTGGTGGAACGCCCGGTTACGTTCGCCGGAATACGCATAGGTCGCGGCCCTCTGGCACCATAGGACAGCCAACGCCCGCGGAGCGGTCGAATAAAAGAGGTGGGTGATGATGCCCGGTGGGAGCGACGACAACAGGCCGTTTTCTTCATTCCAGCCCGGGTCCCTTATGCGCCGTCAACAGGATACGGGAGATAGGGAGGAGCCTCCGGTGCGGGCTGCAAACGAGCAAGGCAGTGCGAATGCAGCTCCTCTGATCGAGGCGCTCGAGGCGATCATCGCTCATGCAGGGCGAAGCAGCCATGTTGGCCAGATGGCCAGACAAGGGCTTGATGCCTACCACATGGGGCATCTGCGCGTGGCAAGCCTGCCCCCGGTTGGTCGCTTGCGCGGCGCCTCGGACTGGCCTGTTATCGTGCGCGGCGAAATCCGAAAGCTCCAGACCCTCGGGCGGAGCCTGAGTGCGAGTGCTGATAATCCGGCCGCCGTCCTCGATCACCTTGATGTGGCCGTTGATGACATCCTGAGCTGGCTTCACGATGCCATCGACGTCATTGCCGAGCAGATCGAGATCACCGGCAGTGATCGGCGCTCGGTCCAAGAGGCTATAGGCAACATGGCGACGCAGTTCCACCAAGGGCTTCGCAATGATCTCTCGGATCAGCGCCGGCGCAACAGTTTCGAGCGCTTTTCCGATCTCGCTGAATCGCTTGACCAGGAGATGGCGCGCTGGAGTACACTCCCGGTGCAGTGAGGACTGAGCGCACGCCAGTTCACTCGACGGACACCCTTCCCGTGAACGTCTCCATCGCCCGGTTCAGACTCAGCCGACTCGGCTCGTCTACACGGCAGAAAGGCTGCGGCAATTCGCAGTGGTCCTGAGATCACACGCGATCCTATGGTCAAAGGACGGTGCCCGACCCTTACCGGTCATTCCGTGAGTGCTGATCCTATGGCCGCTTTCTTCAGGAGGCCCTCTGGTTCTGCCCGAACCAGCGCGGACGAGTTGGGAGTGGTATTCATTCCGAAGGCCAGTCATGTCCCTCGGCGCCGTCGCGCAATACCGACATCGACCAGCCCCCCCGCGATCCAGTCCCGCACCAGCCGACTGACCTCGGCCGGGGTGCGTTGTGTCGTCGCAATGGGGGGACCGATCCGAACCGTAATCAGACCCGGCCGCTTTCGCCAGTCCTGGGTCGGCCAGCAGTAGCCCGAATCGACGGCTACCGGCACCACCGGCACGCCGTTGGCGCAGGCGAGCCGCGCCCCGCCTTGCAGGAACCGACCCAGCTCACCGTGACGCACCCGCATCCCCTCCGGGAAGATCACCACCCAACGCCCGGCTCGGATGTGCGTGGACCCGTGCTCCTCAACCTCGCGCATCGCTTCCCGGGGGGACTGTTCGCCGACGCTGATCTCCTCCAGTGCCTTTAGCGCCATGCCATAGAATGGCAGCCGGAACAGCTCACGCTTGACGACCCATGACAGCCGTGTCGGGAAAATCGTCCGATAGGCAATGGTTTCCCAAGCCGATTGGTGATTCGACATCACCACGGCCGGCCCCGGCGGCAGATGCTCCAGTCCGACAACGCGATAGCGCACACCACAGCAGACCCGCAACCACAGCAGGTTTGCCCGGCACCACAGCCGCGCCGTATCCTCGCGCACGCCATAGGGTAAACGCCAGAAGGCGACGATCAGCAGAGCGAAGGGCGGTGTGATTGCGAAGAACCCCGCGAAAAACAGCGCAGATCGCAAAGCTGAGACCATCCAGACCGTTGCCCCTTGTCAAAGCCCTGCCCCCAGTGTGGCAGACTCGAGATGGAAAACCCCTGCGCCCTGCCGTTGCCGAGCGCTCACGCCTGCCCTTGTGCGCCCGGGGTTGCGCTGTCGTGGCTCAGCAACCCAGACCGCTGCGACCGTCCCCTTGGCCCCTCACCGAACCCCACCATGGCACCCCATTAGTCGCCCAGTGAGCGCCGGCGACGATAGGGTGTATCGGTCTGCCGACGGGGCCCGAGGCCCAATTGCGATGGTAGAGTTGGAACGGTGGATCGCGAACGACCCAAACCGGTCAGTCGTCCGGGCAGGCCCAATGGCCCCTCTTGAGGGTAGAGCCGACGCCGGTGATTGGGGCAACGGCATATGCTTCCTTGGTGAACCAAGCCTCCAAGGCGTTCCCAGGTCACCACCTGGCGGCGGCGCGTCTGATCGCTCTCAACGGCTCTGCGCGCCATCGACCAGATGGCTTCCGTGTGGTCAATAATGCGTTGCTGCCCCCTGAAACGGAACGTGGGAATCAGGGGCAGCGACAGCTTGGGCCAGGCCGTCCCCTACCTCCATGACCACATCCCGCATGATCTGGAAATGAGTGAACGCCAGGTCATTGGCAGTCGTCAGACCGAAAGGCGAATATGCCTACGCCGCGTCAGCGGTGCGTCGGTAACGCGCCATGAACCAATAGACCAGTGCGTGGGTCAGCGCCCAGGTCAGGGTGGAGAGCCCGAGCACCACCAGTAGCCACAGGCCACGGGGCATCTCGATGGCCAGCCGCTCGGAATGGTGCACGAAGTTGATATTCTGTTCAGGGGTGGATAGTAGGAAGGCGGCGATCAGGATGCCCCAACCGATCGGTGCCCAGTAGCGCCAGGCACGCCAGTCGTAGCCGAGTCGCCAGACCAGCCAGAACAGCAGGAAGGGGAGCAGCAGGTGGAACAGCGAGAGACCACGGATGAATAACGGGATGGCCGGGTCGAACATGTAGTCCGTGATGCCCAGCGGCGGCGCCCCGGAACGCAACAGCCCGATGGTGAACGCCGCGATCCAGACCAGTTCGGGTAACAGGATGGAGATGAGCTGCATGCTCAACAGTCTTCGGCTTTCCAGCCATACCCCCACCAGGCCCAGCAGCAGGGCGGCATTGGAGAACCAAAGGAAGTTCACCAGCCCGTACCACCACGTGTAGGCGGGGACTAGAATGAGCACGAAACCGAGGTAGCTATATTTCAGCCCTCGGGGGATGGTGCCCCTGTCCTGCTGGGGAAAGCGGAAGTAAAGGCGCATCAGCCAAGCATCTCTTTACCTTGTGTGGATTTGGTCGCACCTGGAAGGCCACAGGAGTTTCAGACCGGTGCGATGCCCTGAACATTTTCTCACGCTGCAGCGCAGCGCCCTGTATGCCCCGGAGCGAAGGCTATACAGTAGGTGCTGCTGCAGATCATGCGGGAGGCTGTCGCCACTTGGAGAGTTGTTGTCCCGCATCCCTGACATAAATCTAGTGCTGGCACACCTATGAGTGACACATCGGACATCCGTAAGGTCGGCTTCGTCTCCCACATGGCGACGGTCTTCATAAACGGACTTAACGACAATTTCTTTCGGTTAGTCGTAATCTTTATCGCGATTCGGGAATTCGTCGCCGAGGAAGAGGGTACCTTCTACTACAGCTTGGTCGGCTTCGTCTTCCTGCTGCCATTCGTTCTTTTCTCGCCGTGGGCAGGCTACATTGCAGACCGATTCAGCAAGAAGCAGGTCATCGTCGTCACTCGTGCGGCCGAGTTCGCGGTGTTGTTGCTCGCCGCGGGCATGCTGGTTGCCGGCTATTTCCCCGGCCTCTTGCTGACGACCTTCCTAATGGGGTTGCAAAGCACATTCTTCAGCCCGGCGAAGTTCGGCATACTGCCTGAGATTGTGCGTTATGAGCAGCTCTCACGTGCCAATGGGCACATGCAGCTGTGGACATTCCTGGCGATCATCCTCGGCACGGCGTTGGCCGGGTTCGTGATGGAATGGGCTGGCGAGACGTTGTGGATACCCGCAGTCGTGGTCGTGGTCCTGTCGGTCATCGGGCTGGTGACCAGCTTCTTCGTCACGTTTACCCGCGCAGCGGAGAATCCGCCGTCTTTCCAGCTCAATGCGTTCGCGACGCTCGTGCAGTCGATCGCCGAGATCCGGCCGCAGCGGGTCCTGTTCCTGGTGATTCTCGGTATCGCATGGTTCTGGGCGCTGGGCACGCTGTACCAGCTCAATGTCCCACTGTTCGCTGAGCTTCACCTGGGTCTGGGCGAGCTGGCCACCGGCATCATCCTGACGTCCCTGGCTTTGGGCATTGGCGGTGGCAGCATCCTTGCTGGCTACCTTGCACGCGGCAGCATCGCCATGCATCACGCTGCGCCCGGCATGATCGCCGCAGCCGTGCTGAGCGCGATGCTCTCCTTCACCACTGACAGTTACCTTGCGACATTGGTGCTCACGGCCCTGCTCGGCATCGCCTCTGGCTTCTTCATCGTGCCCATCACCGCATACCTTCAGGGCCATAGTCCTGCGGAGCGGCGCGGGCGCTTCATTGCTGCAAGCAACTTCCTCTCGTTCGCCGCGATGCTGCTAGCGCCGGTGCTTTTCTGGGTGTTTACCGGCCCCGCGGGCGCCACGCCCGCGCATGTCTTCGTCATCGGCGGTGGGGCCTCGCTGGTGGTCGGGCTGATGGCCCTCCGTCTTTACCACCGCCACCGCGCCGAGGCGGAAGCCTGATGGACGCCAGTCACCGGCCAGAGGCATAGCGCACGAAGGCCTCGAAGCGCTTGCCCATGAACTCCCGGAACACCCGCACCTGCGCCGGCTCGTCGCGCCCCTTCAGCGTGATGGCGTAGAGCATGCCTTCGGAGACGTGCCACTCCGGGAGCACGGGCTCGATGGCCTCTGCAGCGAGGTGCACGGCAGCGATTAGGTCGGGCACCGGCCCGATGCCGGTCGCTCAAAAGGGGTCACTCGACCTGCCCGGATGGCTGACCGGTTTGGGTCGACCGCGCCCTTCCATGGACGCGGCCCGGGGAAGAAGGCCCATCTAGACTTCGGTTTGTTCCGACATCTCGAGAGCGTCGGCAGACCAGAGTCGCCTTCGCTCGGCGTAGAGAGTGGATGCCGTACTCGGCCGGGTCTAACCCGAGCTCAGCCACCCAGGACTTTAGGATTCTCGCGTACTGCTGGCTGGAGATGTGCGGGGAGGCGTGCACCCGATTCGGGAACAGGTAGTCTCCGGGTTGCAGGTGGGCCTTGCTCACCCACTTTTCCGCGGCCTGTCGCGTCTGCGGCGTAAGCTCGAACTGAACAGGCCGGTCGGTCTTCTTCTGGATGGCGGCGGCTCGTTTGACGGCCTGAGTGCGGTGAATGACATCGCGGACCTGGAGGCTGACAAGGTCACAGCCTCGGAGTTTGCTGTCGATCGCCAGGTTGAACAGGGCGAGCTGGCGCGTGTTGTGCTCGATCTGGAGGCGGATGCGAATGCCCCATAACCCCCGGGAGTTTCAGAGGTGGCTTCGGCCCGATCAGGTGCCATTTGTTCCACGGGCGATGGCCGGTGGTGTGGTGCGGGTTCGGGGTGGCGATGGCCATGGCTCGGTATCTCCGGTTCAGGTGGGGAGATTAAGCATTGACCACGATGATCTCGGCCGCTTGACCGACCAGGCGTCGTATCGGCATACCGGGCATCAGAACCAACTCTCGCCGGTGGTACCGCTCTGTAGCGACAACCAGCTTTTGCCGCCCTAACCCGCGGGACTAAACTGGAAAGGTCGATACTTTCCAAGGAGAGACTTGTGGCAACTCCGAAAGAGCAGATGGTTAAGATCATTGAAGCCCAGCCAGAGGGCAGCTCCTACGATGAGATCCTCCGCGAGCTGGCCTTCGCCAGGATGATCGACCGTGGTCTTGCCGATTCAGACGCTGGCCGCACGGTCAGCAATCAGGAGATGCAGGAGCGTATCCGTTCGTGGCAGAGCTG
The DNA window shown above is from Aquisalimonas sp. 2447 and carries:
- the istB gene encoding IS21-like element helper ATPase IstB, encoding MSRLEDTAGRYRSLRCSAVATELPDLLARAEDNALSYLAFADLLAEREQHAREAKRLQANQRKARLPGDKRLEAFDYRHQTTITKRQVNALLDFGFVDNRENLVFIGPPGVGKTHLAIGIARKALEAGYKVAFRNALALVEELELAEMKGELKKKISHLARFDVLIIDELGYLPMSRQARYNLFQLIHSLYEYRSVILTTNKDFTDWGEFFHNDNVAVPIIDRVIHHSHIFMLGGESYRLKQKTAG
- a CDS encoding low specificity L-threonine aldolase, giving the protein MNFKSDNEAPAHPAMIEAITQANEGYAAAYSEDSWSRDLDGRFSELFETDCRVLPIATGTAVNSIAIAELSPPWGAVMCHQLAHIHTSENGAPEFYSGGAKLVPLPGENGLLEADRLARAIDAAGRHGVHNVKPSVVSITQATECGTVYSPAAISAIAAITHERGLHLHMDGARFANAVTSLGCTPAEITWKAGVDVLSFGLTKSGALGAEAIVVFNHPEWIEGMERRRKRGGHLLSKMRYVSTQLLAMLDADLWLELGRQANARAAELARGIENSSNVSMAIYFDPFVANNFDPGAGD
- a CDS encoding tyrosine-type recombinase/integrase, yielding MRIRLQIEHNTRQLALFNLAIDSKLRGCDLVSLQVRDVIHRTQAVKRAAAIQKKTDRPVQFELTPQTRQAAEKWVSKAHLQPGDYLFPNRVHASPHISSQQYARILKSWVAELGLDPAEYGIHSLRRAKATLVCRRSRDVGTNRSLDGPSSPGRVHGRARSTQTGQPSGQVE
- a CDS encoding 1-acyl-sn-glycerol-3-phosphate acyltransferase, translating into MVSALRSALFFAGFFAITPPFALLIVAFWRLPYGVREDTARLWCRANLLWLRVCCGVRYRVVGLEHLPPGPAVVMSNHQSAWETIAYRTIFPTRLSWVVKRELFRLPFYGMALKALEEISVGEQSPREAMREVEEHGSTHIRAGRWVVIFPEGMRVRHGELGRFLQGGARLACANGVPVVPVAVDSGYCWPTQDWRKRPGLITVRIGPPIATTQRTPAEVSRLVRDWIAGGLVDVGIARRRRGT
- a CDS encoding MFS transporter, with the translated sequence MSDTSDIRKVGFVSHMATVFINGLNDNFFRLVVIFIAIREFVAEEEGTFYYSLVGFVFLLPFVLFSPWAGYIADRFSKKQVIVVTRAAEFAVLLLAAGMLVAGYFPGLLLTTFLMGLQSTFFSPAKFGILPEIVRYEQLSRANGHMQLWTFLAIILGTALAGFVMEWAGETLWIPAVVVVVLSVIGLVTSFFVTFTRAAENPPSFQLNAFATLVQSIAEIRPQRVLFLVILGIAWFWALGTLYQLNVPLFAELHLGLGELATGIILTSLALGIGGGSILAGYLARGSIAMHHAAPGMIAAAVLSAMLSFTTDSYLATLVLTALLGIASGFFIVPITAYLQGHSPAERRGRFIAASNFLSFAAMLLAPVLFWVFTGPAGATPAHVFVIGGGASLVVGLMALRLYHRHRAEAEA